A single window of Carassius gibelio isolate Cgi1373 ecotype wild population from Czech Republic chromosome A19, carGib1.2-hapl.c, whole genome shotgun sequence DNA harbors:
- the LOC127935601 gene encoding pre-B-cell leukemia transcription factor-interacting protein 1-like isoform X4 produces the protein MSDNSTGSTSSSSNSWTLLSPEEAAVDPAAPVDDGTESIGDAPSLSEEVAGSSLEVRSHDPETPMVETILSEEGHQVSASVPICQETSPEFFEEMAASGHTDTELDPEIHAPVIHDTITSSPPDSDLLGAVPFSISTESAFQFSEESVLDEPTEEDVADIFPGQHVPVQESPAPEPESEITSTPKPFREISSSPDVPVVMADLSPIPEISDFSAAHVLDIHADVHPAPETLPLAPPSETDTGFGSTVESPAPDSPYPETIGSIETEEEPSFEKEDIELPEKFPDVIREPAGPSAEDDGLRLRHVQPTILLKRSSDEEEEEEEEFNLPARKEEKPGFSLNQLIIGALVLLCVGSFFFSSSVVDLSDDDFDGTELSDQELLDKLAQENKQMNILEAQIESQKEELDQALKMVADKHNIEKGALENENTKMKEQLSELPGLQEELQTLRARVAELTKLTVEEDLPQHLKDSGPPSTAESSLEGTEKHWDKKEELKRQKTLLEESRKRLEGMNKQGLRESLMEMQKRLSKQVDQLGKREEWKRKHQEHKGEKKEWGRKKEHDRKKDEAERGKEWKHGKDKRRDNLKKYKEEWDHKKDDRRQERERRQKERPWEAKPSKHHHHHHHHEQMKFWKHQEEKLRRNRHPAEGCHGVSNCADAEGLVPVKLQEFQDLLEIYLSKLDGVPQDSKESLSRLTAQFFSGGVFAHDRMLFSEFAEDVADILEDLADGLEGKQHDGDSLEEEMEEFEKEALLQFAAPLA, from the exons ATGTCTGATAACAGCACCGGCAGCACCAGCTCGTCCAGTAATAGCTGGACTCTGCTCTCTCCAGAG GAGGCTGCTGTGGACCCTGCAGCCCCAGTGGATGATGGGACAGAGAGTATTGGAGATGCACCCAGTCTTTCAGAGGAAGTAGCAG GAAGCTCTTTGGAGGTGAGGTCACATGACCCTGAAACTCCAATGGTGGAGACCATTTTGTCAGAGGAGGGTCACCAGGTCAGTGCATCAGTGCCG ATTTGCCAGGAAACATCCCCAGAGTTTTTTGAGGAAATGGCAGCATCTGGTCATACAGATACTGAGCTTGATCCAGAGATCCATGCTCCTGTCATCCATGACACAATCACCAGTTCTCCCCCTGACAGTGACCTTCTGGGCGCTGTTCCCTTCAGCATCTCTACAGAATCGGCCTTCCAGTTTTCAGAGGAGTCAGTCCTTGACGAACCCACTGAAGAGGACGTTGCTGATATCTTCCCCGGCCAGCATGTTCCAGTCCAAGAAAGCCCCGCCCCTGAACCAGAGTCCGAAATCACTTCCACTCCTAAACCATTCAGAGAAATAAGCTCTTCTCCAGATGTCCCTGTTGTTATGGCAGACTTAAGCCCAATCCCTGAAATCAGTGATTTTTCTGCTGCCCATGTGCTAGATATTCATGCTGATGTACATCCTGCACCTGAAACCCTGCCTCTGGCCCCGCCCTCTGAGACGGATACAGGATTTGGTTCCACAGTAGAAAGCCCCGCCCCTGACAGCCCTTATCCAGAAACCATTGGCTCAATTGAGACTGAGGAGGAGCCAAGTTTTGAGAAAGAAGACATAGAGCTGCCAGAGAAATTCCCAGATGTGATCAGAGAACCAG CAGGTCCCTCAGCAGAAGATGATGGTCTGAGGCTCAGACATGTGCAACCAACCATACTGCTGAAGCGAAGCTCagacgaggaggaagaggaagaggaggagttcAACCTGCCAGCAAGGAAAGAGGAGAAACCAGGTTTCTCTTTGAATCAGCTGATAATAGGAGCATTGGTCCTGCTCTGTGTTGGATCCTTCTTTTTCTCCA GTTCTGTGGTTGACCTGTCTGATG ATGATTTTGACGGTACAGAATTAAGTGACCAG GAACTTCTTGATAAACTTGCTCAAgagaataaacaaatgaatatattAGAGGCTCAGATTGAG TCACAGAAAGAGGAGTTGGACCAGGCTCTGAAAATGGTGGCAGATAAACACAACATTGAGAAGGGAGCACTGGAAAACGAGAACACTAAGATGAAAGAACAACTGTCTGAACTGCCTGGTTTACAAGAAGAACTCCAGACACTGAGAGCAAGAGTTGCTGAGCTCACAAAGCTTACCG TTGAAGAAGATCTTCCACAGCATCTCAAAGACTCTGGCCCACCTTCCACTGCTGAGTCTAGTCTAGAAGGAACTGAGAAACACTGGGATAAGAAAGAAGAACTCAAGCGGCAGAAAACTCTTTTGGAGGAGAGCCGAAAGAGACTGGAGGGAATGAACAAGCAGGGTTTGAGGGAGAGCTTGATGGAAATGCAGAAGAGACTGTCGAAGCAGGTGGATCAGCTGGGCAAGCGGGAAGAGTGGAAGAGGAAACACCAAGAGCACAAAGGAGAGAAGAAGGAATGGGGCAGAAAGAAAGAACACGACAGGAAGAAAGACGAGGCAGAAAGAGGAAAAGAGTGGAAGCATGGCAAGGACAAAAGGAGAGACAATCTCAAGAAGTACAAAGAAGAGTGGGACCACAAGAAGGATGACAGAAGGCAAGAGAGGGAAAGGAGACAGAAGGAAAGACCTTGGGAGGCCAAACCTTccaagcatcatcatcatcaccaccaccatGAGCAGATGAAGTTCTGGAAACACCAAGAAGAGAAGCTCAGGAGGAACCGACATCCTGCCGAAGGCTGCCATGGCGTATCCAACTGCGCTGATGCAGAGGGGCTTGTTCCTGTGAAGCTTCAAGAGTTCCAGGACCTTCTTGAGATCTACCTAAGCAAACTAGATGGTGTTCCACAGGACAGCAAGGAGTCTCTCAGCCGGCTCACTGCCCAGTTCTTCAGCGGCGGAGTTTTCGCCCACGACAGGATGCTCTTCAGCGAGTTCGCAGAGGACGTTGCAGATATCCTTGAAGATCTGGCAGATGGTTTAGAAGGCAAACAACATGACGGTGATTCCCTCGAGGAAGAGATGGAGGAGTTCGAGAAAGAGGCTCTGCTACAGTTCGCCGCCCCTTTGGCGTAA
- the LOC127935601 gene encoding pre-B-cell leukemia transcription factor-interacting protein 1-like isoform X3: MSDNSTGSTSSSSNSWTLLSPEEAAVDPAAPVDDGTESIGDAPSLSEEVAGSSLEVRSHDPETPMVETILSEEGHQVSASVPICQETSPEFFEEMAASGHTDTELDPEIHAPVIHDTITSSPPDSDLLGAVPFSISTESAFQFSEESVLDEPTEEDVADIFPGQHVPVQESPAPEPESEITSTPKPFREISSSPDVPVVMADLSPIPEISDFSAAHVLDIHADVHPAPETLPLAPPSETDTGFGSTVESPAPDSPYPETIGSIETEEEPSFEKEDIELPEKFPDVIREPESLGAELLAGPSAEDDGLRLRHVQPTILLKRSSDEEEEEEEEFNLPARKEEKPGFSLNQLIIGALVLLCVGSFFFSNDFDGTELSDQELLDKLAQENKQMNILEAQIESQKEELDQALKMVADKHNIEKGALENENTKMKEQLSELPGLQEELQTLRARVAELTKLTVEEDLPQHLKDSGPPSTAESSLEGTEKHWDKKEELKRQKTLLEESRKRLEGMNKQGLRESLMEMQKRLSKQVDQLGKREEWKRKHQEHKGEKKEWGRKKEHDRKKDEAERGKEWKHGKDKRRDNLKKYKEEWDHKKDDRRQERERRQKERPWEAKPSKHHHHHHHHEQMKFWKHQEEKLRRNRHPAEGCHGVSNCADAEGLVPVKLQEFQDLLEIYLSKLDGVPQDSKESLSRLTAQFFSGGVFAHDRMLFSEFAEDVADILEDLADGLEGKQHDGDSLEEEMEEFEKEALLQFAAPLA; this comes from the exons ATGTCTGATAACAGCACCGGCAGCACCAGCTCGTCCAGTAATAGCTGGACTCTGCTCTCTCCAGAG GAGGCTGCTGTGGACCCTGCAGCCCCAGTGGATGATGGGACAGAGAGTATTGGAGATGCACCCAGTCTTTCAGAGGAAGTAGCAG GAAGCTCTTTGGAGGTGAGGTCACATGACCCTGAAACTCCAATGGTGGAGACCATTTTGTCAGAGGAGGGTCACCAGGTCAGTGCATCAGTGCCG ATTTGCCAGGAAACATCCCCAGAGTTTTTTGAGGAAATGGCAGCATCTGGTCATACAGATACTGAGCTTGATCCAGAGATCCATGCTCCTGTCATCCATGACACAATCACCAGTTCTCCCCCTGACAGTGACCTTCTGGGCGCTGTTCCCTTCAGCATCTCTACAGAATCGGCCTTCCAGTTTTCAGAGGAGTCAGTCCTTGACGAACCCACTGAAGAGGACGTTGCTGATATCTTCCCCGGCCAGCATGTTCCAGTCCAAGAAAGCCCCGCCCCTGAACCAGAGTCCGAAATCACTTCCACTCCTAAACCATTCAGAGAAATAAGCTCTTCTCCAGATGTCCCTGTTGTTATGGCAGACTTAAGCCCAATCCCTGAAATCAGTGATTTTTCTGCTGCCCATGTGCTAGATATTCATGCTGATGTACATCCTGCACCTGAAACCCTGCCTCTGGCCCCGCCCTCTGAGACGGATACAGGATTTGGTTCCACAGTAGAAAGCCCCGCCCCTGACAGCCCTTATCCAGAAACCATTGGCTCAATTGAGACTGAGGAGGAGCCAAGTTTTGAGAAAGAAGACATAGAGCTGCCAGAGAAATTCCCAGATGTGATCAGAGAACCAG AATCTCTTGGTGCTGAACTTCTAGCAGGTCCCTCAGCAGAAGATGATGGTCTGAGGCTCAGACATGTGCAACCAACCATACTGCTGAAGCGAAGCTCagacgaggaggaagaggaagaggaggagttcAACCTGCCAGCAAGGAAAGAGGAGAAACCAGGTTTCTCTTTGAATCAGCTGATAATAGGAGCATTGGTCCTGCTCTGTGTTGGATCCTTCTTTTTCTCCA ATGATTTTGACGGTACAGAATTAAGTGACCAG GAACTTCTTGATAAACTTGCTCAAgagaataaacaaatgaatatattAGAGGCTCAGATTGAG TCACAGAAAGAGGAGTTGGACCAGGCTCTGAAAATGGTGGCAGATAAACACAACATTGAGAAGGGAGCACTGGAAAACGAGAACACTAAGATGAAAGAACAACTGTCTGAACTGCCTGGTTTACAAGAAGAACTCCAGACACTGAGAGCAAGAGTTGCTGAGCTCACAAAGCTTACCG TTGAAGAAGATCTTCCACAGCATCTCAAAGACTCTGGCCCACCTTCCACTGCTGAGTCTAGTCTAGAAGGAACTGAGAAACACTGGGATAAGAAAGAAGAACTCAAGCGGCAGAAAACTCTTTTGGAGGAGAGCCGAAAGAGACTGGAGGGAATGAACAAGCAGGGTTTGAGGGAGAGCTTGATGGAAATGCAGAAGAGACTGTCGAAGCAGGTGGATCAGCTGGGCAAGCGGGAAGAGTGGAAGAGGAAACACCAAGAGCACAAAGGAGAGAAGAAGGAATGGGGCAGAAAGAAAGAACACGACAGGAAGAAAGACGAGGCAGAAAGAGGAAAAGAGTGGAAGCATGGCAAGGACAAAAGGAGAGACAATCTCAAGAAGTACAAAGAAGAGTGGGACCACAAGAAGGATGACAGAAGGCAAGAGAGGGAAAGGAGACAGAAGGAAAGACCTTGGGAGGCCAAACCTTccaagcatcatcatcatcaccaccaccatGAGCAGATGAAGTTCTGGAAACACCAAGAAGAGAAGCTCAGGAGGAACCGACATCCTGCCGAAGGCTGCCATGGCGTATCCAACTGCGCTGATGCAGAGGGGCTTGTTCCTGTGAAGCTTCAAGAGTTCCAGGACCTTCTTGAGATCTACCTAAGCAAACTAGATGGTGTTCCACAGGACAGCAAGGAGTCTCTCAGCCGGCTCACTGCCCAGTTCTTCAGCGGCGGAGTTTTCGCCCACGACAGGATGCTCTTCAGCGAGTTCGCAGAGGACGTTGCAGATATCCTTGAAGATCTGGCAGATGGTTTAGAAGGCAAACAACATGACGGTGATTCCCTCGAGGAAGAGATGGAGGAGTTCGAGAAAGAGGCTCTGCTACAGTTCGCCGCCCCTTTGGCGTAA
- the LOC127935601 gene encoding pre-B-cell leukemia transcription factor-interacting protein 1-like isoform X5, producing the protein MSDNSTGSTSSSSNSWTLLSPEEAAVDPAAPVDDGTESIGDAPSLSEEVAGSSLEVRSHDPETPMVETILSEEGHQICQETSPEFFEEMAASGHTDTELDPEIHAPVIHDTITSSPPDSDLLGAVPFSISTESAFQFSEESVLDEPTEEDVADIFPGQHVPVQESPAPEPESEITSTPKPFREISSSPDVPVVMADLSPIPEISDFSAAHVLDIHADVHPAPETLPLAPPSETDTGFGSTVESPAPDSPYPETIGSIETEEEPSFEKEDIELPEKFPDVIREPESLGAELLAGPSAEDDGLRLRHVQPTILLKRSSDEEEEEEEEFNLPARKEEKPGFSLNQLIIGALVLLCVGSFFFSNDFDGTELSDQELLDKLAQENKQMNILEAQIESQKEELDQALKMVADKHNIEKGALENENTKMKEQLSELPGLQEELQTLRARVAELTKLTVEEDLPQHLKDSGPPSTAESSLEGTEKHWDKKEELKRQKTLLEESRKRLEGMNKQGLRESLMEMQKRLSKQVDQLGKREEWKRKHQEHKGEKKEWGRKKEHDRKKDEAERGKEWKHGKDKRRDNLKKYKEEWDHKKDDRRQERERRQKERPWEAKPSKHHHHHHHHEQMKFWKHQEEKLRRNRHPAEGCHGVSNCADAEGLVPVKLQEFQDLLEIYLSKLDGVPQDSKESLSRLTAQFFSGGVFAHDRMLFSEFAEDVADILEDLADGLEGKQHDGDSLEEEMEEFEKEALLQFAAPLA; encoded by the exons ATGTCTGATAACAGCACCGGCAGCACCAGCTCGTCCAGTAATAGCTGGACTCTGCTCTCTCCAGAG GAGGCTGCTGTGGACCCTGCAGCCCCAGTGGATGATGGGACAGAGAGTATTGGAGATGCACCCAGTCTTTCAGAGGAAGTAGCAG GAAGCTCTTTGGAGGTGAGGTCACATGACCCTGAAACTCCAATGGTGGAGACCATTTTGTCAGAGGAGGGTCACCAG ATTTGCCAGGAAACATCCCCAGAGTTTTTTGAGGAAATGGCAGCATCTGGTCATACAGATACTGAGCTTGATCCAGAGATCCATGCTCCTGTCATCCATGACACAATCACCAGTTCTCCCCCTGACAGTGACCTTCTGGGCGCTGTTCCCTTCAGCATCTCTACAGAATCGGCCTTCCAGTTTTCAGAGGAGTCAGTCCTTGACGAACCCACTGAAGAGGACGTTGCTGATATCTTCCCCGGCCAGCATGTTCCAGTCCAAGAAAGCCCCGCCCCTGAACCAGAGTCCGAAATCACTTCCACTCCTAAACCATTCAGAGAAATAAGCTCTTCTCCAGATGTCCCTGTTGTTATGGCAGACTTAAGCCCAATCCCTGAAATCAGTGATTTTTCTGCTGCCCATGTGCTAGATATTCATGCTGATGTACATCCTGCACCTGAAACCCTGCCTCTGGCCCCGCCCTCTGAGACGGATACAGGATTTGGTTCCACAGTAGAAAGCCCCGCCCCTGACAGCCCTTATCCAGAAACCATTGGCTCAATTGAGACTGAGGAGGAGCCAAGTTTTGAGAAAGAAGACATAGAGCTGCCAGAGAAATTCCCAGATGTGATCAGAGAACCAG AATCTCTTGGTGCTGAACTTCTAGCAGGTCCCTCAGCAGAAGATGATGGTCTGAGGCTCAGACATGTGCAACCAACCATACTGCTGAAGCGAAGCTCagacgaggaggaagaggaagaggaggagttcAACCTGCCAGCAAGGAAAGAGGAGAAACCAGGTTTCTCTTTGAATCAGCTGATAATAGGAGCATTGGTCCTGCTCTGTGTTGGATCCTTCTTTTTCTCCA ATGATTTTGACGGTACAGAATTAAGTGACCAG GAACTTCTTGATAAACTTGCTCAAgagaataaacaaatgaatatattAGAGGCTCAGATTGAG TCACAGAAAGAGGAGTTGGACCAGGCTCTGAAAATGGTGGCAGATAAACACAACATTGAGAAGGGAGCACTGGAAAACGAGAACACTAAGATGAAAGAACAACTGTCTGAACTGCCTGGTTTACAAGAAGAACTCCAGACACTGAGAGCAAGAGTTGCTGAGCTCACAAAGCTTACCG TTGAAGAAGATCTTCCACAGCATCTCAAAGACTCTGGCCCACCTTCCACTGCTGAGTCTAGTCTAGAAGGAACTGAGAAACACTGGGATAAGAAAGAAGAACTCAAGCGGCAGAAAACTCTTTTGGAGGAGAGCCGAAAGAGACTGGAGGGAATGAACAAGCAGGGTTTGAGGGAGAGCTTGATGGAAATGCAGAAGAGACTGTCGAAGCAGGTGGATCAGCTGGGCAAGCGGGAAGAGTGGAAGAGGAAACACCAAGAGCACAAAGGAGAGAAGAAGGAATGGGGCAGAAAGAAAGAACACGACAGGAAGAAAGACGAGGCAGAAAGAGGAAAAGAGTGGAAGCATGGCAAGGACAAAAGGAGAGACAATCTCAAGAAGTACAAAGAAGAGTGGGACCACAAGAAGGATGACAGAAGGCAAGAGAGGGAAAGGAGACAGAAGGAAAGACCTTGGGAGGCCAAACCTTccaagcatcatcatcatcaccaccaccatGAGCAGATGAAGTTCTGGAAACACCAAGAAGAGAAGCTCAGGAGGAACCGACATCCTGCCGAAGGCTGCCATGGCGTATCCAACTGCGCTGATGCAGAGGGGCTTGTTCCTGTGAAGCTTCAAGAGTTCCAGGACCTTCTTGAGATCTACCTAAGCAAACTAGATGGTGTTCCACAGGACAGCAAGGAGTCTCTCAGCCGGCTCACTGCCCAGTTCTTCAGCGGCGGAGTTTTCGCCCACGACAGGATGCTCTTCAGCGAGTTCGCAGAGGACGTTGCAGATATCCTTGAAGATCTGGCAGATGGTTTAGAAGGCAAACAACATGACGGTGATTCCCTCGAGGAAGAGATGGAGGAGTTCGAGAAAGAGGCTCTGCTACAGTTCGCCGCCCCTTTGGCGTAA
- the LOC127935601 gene encoding pre-B-cell leukemia transcription factor-interacting protein 1-like isoform X1 has protein sequence MSDNSTGSTSSSSNSWTLLSPEEAAVDPAAPVDDGTESIGDAPSLSEEVAGSSLEVRSHDPETPMVETILSEEGHQVSASVPICQETSPEFFEEMAASGHTDTELDPEIHAPVIHDTITSSPPDSDLLGAVPFSISTESAFQFSEESVLDEPTEEDVADIFPGQHVPVQESPAPEPESEITSTPKPFREISSSPDVPVVMADLSPIPEISDFSAAHVLDIHADVHPAPETLPLAPPSETDTGFGSTVESPAPDSPYPETIGSIETEEEPSFEKEDIELPEKFPDVIREPESLGAELLAGPSAEDDGLRLRHVQPTILLKRSSDEEEEEEEEFNLPARKEEKPGFSLNQLIIGALVLLCVGSFFFSSSVVDLSDDDFDGTELSDQELLDKLAQENKQMNILEAQIESQKEELDQALKMVADKHNIEKGALENENTKMKEQLSELPGLQEELQTLRARVAELTKLTVEEDLPQHLKDSGPPSTAESSLEGTEKHWDKKEELKRQKTLLEESRKRLEGMNKQGLRESLMEMQKRLSKQVDQLGKREEWKRKHQEHKGEKKEWGRKKEHDRKKDEAERGKEWKHGKDKRRDNLKKYKEEWDHKKDDRRQERERRQKERPWEAKPSKHHHHHHHHEQMKFWKHQEEKLRRNRHPAEGCHGVSNCADAEGLVPVKLQEFQDLLEIYLSKLDGVPQDSKESLSRLTAQFFSGGVFAHDRMLFSEFAEDVADILEDLADGLEGKQHDGDSLEEEMEEFEKEALLQFAAPLA, from the exons ATGTCTGATAACAGCACCGGCAGCACCAGCTCGTCCAGTAATAGCTGGACTCTGCTCTCTCCAGAG GAGGCTGCTGTGGACCCTGCAGCCCCAGTGGATGATGGGACAGAGAGTATTGGAGATGCACCCAGTCTTTCAGAGGAAGTAGCAG GAAGCTCTTTGGAGGTGAGGTCACATGACCCTGAAACTCCAATGGTGGAGACCATTTTGTCAGAGGAGGGTCACCAGGTCAGTGCATCAGTGCCG ATTTGCCAGGAAACATCCCCAGAGTTTTTTGAGGAAATGGCAGCATCTGGTCATACAGATACTGAGCTTGATCCAGAGATCCATGCTCCTGTCATCCATGACACAATCACCAGTTCTCCCCCTGACAGTGACCTTCTGGGCGCTGTTCCCTTCAGCATCTCTACAGAATCGGCCTTCCAGTTTTCAGAGGAGTCAGTCCTTGACGAACCCACTGAAGAGGACGTTGCTGATATCTTCCCCGGCCAGCATGTTCCAGTCCAAGAAAGCCCCGCCCCTGAACCAGAGTCCGAAATCACTTCCACTCCTAAACCATTCAGAGAAATAAGCTCTTCTCCAGATGTCCCTGTTGTTATGGCAGACTTAAGCCCAATCCCTGAAATCAGTGATTTTTCTGCTGCCCATGTGCTAGATATTCATGCTGATGTACATCCTGCACCTGAAACCCTGCCTCTGGCCCCGCCCTCTGAGACGGATACAGGATTTGGTTCCACAGTAGAAAGCCCCGCCCCTGACAGCCCTTATCCAGAAACCATTGGCTCAATTGAGACTGAGGAGGAGCCAAGTTTTGAGAAAGAAGACATAGAGCTGCCAGAGAAATTCCCAGATGTGATCAGAGAACCAG AATCTCTTGGTGCTGAACTTCTAGCAGGTCCCTCAGCAGAAGATGATGGTCTGAGGCTCAGACATGTGCAACCAACCATACTGCTGAAGCGAAGCTCagacgaggaggaagaggaagaggaggagttcAACCTGCCAGCAAGGAAAGAGGAGAAACCAGGTTTCTCTTTGAATCAGCTGATAATAGGAGCATTGGTCCTGCTCTGTGTTGGATCCTTCTTTTTCTCCA GTTCTGTGGTTGACCTGTCTGATG ATGATTTTGACGGTACAGAATTAAGTGACCAG GAACTTCTTGATAAACTTGCTCAAgagaataaacaaatgaatatattAGAGGCTCAGATTGAG TCACAGAAAGAGGAGTTGGACCAGGCTCTGAAAATGGTGGCAGATAAACACAACATTGAGAAGGGAGCACTGGAAAACGAGAACACTAAGATGAAAGAACAACTGTCTGAACTGCCTGGTTTACAAGAAGAACTCCAGACACTGAGAGCAAGAGTTGCTGAGCTCACAAAGCTTACCG TTGAAGAAGATCTTCCACAGCATCTCAAAGACTCTGGCCCACCTTCCACTGCTGAGTCTAGTCTAGAAGGAACTGAGAAACACTGGGATAAGAAAGAAGAACTCAAGCGGCAGAAAACTCTTTTGGAGGAGAGCCGAAAGAGACTGGAGGGAATGAACAAGCAGGGTTTGAGGGAGAGCTTGATGGAAATGCAGAAGAGACTGTCGAAGCAGGTGGATCAGCTGGGCAAGCGGGAAGAGTGGAAGAGGAAACACCAAGAGCACAAAGGAGAGAAGAAGGAATGGGGCAGAAAGAAAGAACACGACAGGAAGAAAGACGAGGCAGAAAGAGGAAAAGAGTGGAAGCATGGCAAGGACAAAAGGAGAGACAATCTCAAGAAGTACAAAGAAGAGTGGGACCACAAGAAGGATGACAGAAGGCAAGAGAGGGAAAGGAGACAGAAGGAAAGACCTTGGGAGGCCAAACCTTccaagcatcatcatcatcaccaccaccatGAGCAGATGAAGTTCTGGAAACACCAAGAAGAGAAGCTCAGGAGGAACCGACATCCTGCCGAAGGCTGCCATGGCGTATCCAACTGCGCTGATGCAGAGGGGCTTGTTCCTGTGAAGCTTCAAGAGTTCCAGGACCTTCTTGAGATCTACCTAAGCAAACTAGATGGTGTTCCACAGGACAGCAAGGAGTCTCTCAGCCGGCTCACTGCCCAGTTCTTCAGCGGCGGAGTTTTCGCCCACGACAGGATGCTCTTCAGCGAGTTCGCAGAGGACGTTGCAGATATCCTTGAAGATCTGGCAGATGGTTTAGAAGGCAAACAACATGACGGTGATTCCCTCGAGGAAGAGATGGAGGAGTTCGAGAAAGAGGCTCTGCTACAGTTCGCCGCCCCTTTGGCGTAA